The Candidatus Obscuribacterales bacterium genome contains the following window.
CAAAATCTCCCGCTATGGTTGGGGGCGCGACTACCATCGAGTTCTGCAATCACGGCTGAAGGCTCTGTCCACCTGGATTGAACAGCAGGGCGAGGGCATCGAAACTCGCTACTACGTCGATACGGGCCCTGTCTCAGATAAGTTTTGGGCAGAACAAGCGGGCATTGGCTGGGTGGCCAAAAACGGTAATGTGATCACCCGCGACTACGGTTCCTGGGTGTTCCTAGGCGAAGTGCTGACTAACCTCGATCTCACCCCCGATCGCCCCCATATCCCCCACTGCGGCACCTGCACCCGTTGCATGGACGCCTGCCCGACTGGAGCGATCGCCCAACCCTTTGTCGTCGATGCCAATCGCTGCATCGCCTATCACACGATTGAGAACCGCGCTGACCAGCTTCCCGAGGCGATCGCTAGCCAGATGCAGGGCTGGGTAGCCGGCTGCGATATCTGCCAAGATGTCTGTCCTTGGAATCAGCGCTTTGCCCAGGAAACTGATATACCAGACTTTCAGCCTTATCCTTGGAATATTGCGCCAACCTTAGCCGACTTAGCAGTTAGCACCGACGAAGACTGCGATCGCCGCTTTCGAGCCTCAGCCCTGCGACGCATTAAACCCGCCATGGTACGCCGCAATGCCCAGGCAGCCCTCGCCCACCGACGGAGTACCTCACTGGAACAGGAATCCGGAGAGCAGGAGCGGCAGCAAGAGAGCGATCGCTAAAATCACCACGACCGTCACCGCATCAATATTAAGTACATTCTTCGGTGGTTCTGTCATCATTCACCTGAGACTAGCTGTCGTCAACCTGCAACCTGAGTAGAAACGACCTAGCCTCAACTCTGCTGCCTACACCACCCATTCTAAGAGACGAGCGACCATTAGGCGATCGCCTACGCCCAACCTTGTCGTATGATCCTCACACGTGCCTGGGAAACACGTTACCCAATCACAACGTCATAGATCTCCTGTGATACTCTTCATGAACAACGCAACACTTTTATGATCAATACTTCTCGATTCTCTCGGTCGATGACAGCATCAGTGCTGGGATGTGTCTTGCTTGGATTTGGGGCAGCGATCGCTCCCCCCGTCTTGGCCAACGAGACCGATGACTTTCTCCTCCTCGACCTAACGCGAGCCCGCAACCTAGCCCGTCAAGCCATTGAACGCGAGAATGGTGGTCTTGGAGAATATCGGGCAGAGGCCGCCATGCATGGCTTCAGCGCCGATACCCCCCATACCGTCAATGCCGATGGGAGCTGGACATTTCTCTTCCGGGGCTACGATCCAAGAACGCTAGCACCTGGCCAAGCATTAACCTACAGCGTTGAAAGCGAAGTCACGGTTAGCCCAACTGGACAAGTCAGCATTGACTACAACGGCCCCCTGCGCAGCACCTCTGCCACGGCTGGCTCATCACCCCTCACGGGCAGCGACACCGTTGAAGACTACCGCATCTCTCTCGATCTCAACCGGGCCAAAAATCTAGCGCGCCAAGCTGCCGAGCGGGAAAACGGTGGATTGGGGCAATATCGGGCTGAGATCGCTATGCATCAAGACGGAGCCAGTGCTCCCCATGTGGTGAATGCTGATGGCAGTTGGACGTTTACCTTCCAAGGCTTTGACCCTCGCACCGCTACTACCATGGGTGTTGTCACCTACACGGTGGAAAGCGTTGTCACGGTAACTCCAGCAGGCGAGATCACCATTAACTACAACGGCCCAATTCGCTAACGCTTTTTGGACTTGCTTCGGCGGCGCGGAGTTGCTTTGGCTGAGCGGCTCGTCTTACGGGATGGGCGGGTGATCTTCTTGTAGGTAGACGTCAGCCAATCAGCGCCATAGTGGCTCATGGCTCCTACCTCCAACCCGACGCCCAAGGCTAAGAGTTCGATCAGCCATTGCTGTAGCGATCGC
Protein-coding sequences here:
- the queG gene encoding tRNA epoxyqueuosine(34) reductase QueG, which translates into the protein MTDSELHTSQISLSDRIKHQAQSLGFHRVGIASVEAADRDGATQRLQDWLSQGYQAEMAWMANPKRQDIDQVMPGVRSLICVALNYYTPHAHSDDPSHGKISRYGWGRDYHRVLQSRLKALSTWIEQQGEGIETRYYVDTGPVSDKFWAEQAGIGWVAKNGNVITRDYGSWVFLGEVLTNLDLTPDRPHIPHCGTCTRCMDACPTGAIAQPFVVDANRCIAYHTIENRADQLPEAIASQMQGWVAGCDICQDVCPWNQRFAQETDIPDFQPYPWNIAPTLADLAVSTDEDCDRRFRASALRRIKPAMVRRNAQAALAHRRSTSLEQESGEQERQQESDR